Below is a genomic region from Citrobacter europaeus.
ACTGGATTACTGGTGATAGGTTCCGGTTGGGCTTATTTTACCGGGTTGTCATTTCATTCGTCGGTATTCTGGATATTTTCAGCCGGGCTCCCGCTTACCGTGTGGCTGGTTGCAATATGGCTGCGTATTATGGTTTACCTTCCCGTGTTAATTCAGGCCCAGGCCTGGGATCGACGAAGAGAGGAGTTATTACTGCGTGAAATTCGTCGTGGTCGTCGCGCATTGCAGATATTGCACAGCGCATTTATTACGCCACACAGTGAGCACCAGCCAACGGGCAGCTCTTCTGTAAATATGTTAAAGCAGAATAAGCCTCTCCTGCATATGCAACCATCATGGCATGGAATAGAACGTTTTCGCCATAGTCGCTTACCCCTGGAGCCAGGGATGAAGCGAGATGACCTGGTTAAGCAGATATTCGACAGATTAATGGCTGGAATTGCACGACATCTTAACCAACTGCCGGACCATCAGCCCATAGCGCTATTGTTTGAAACCAATACATCACTATCTCGCCAGCGGTTGCACACGCTTTGGTGCAATGCCTGGCAACAACGTGATATTCGTCAACCCATCGAGCCTGTGACCGGGTACGGGTTGAACGTTATTGATAGCTGGCTGGACAGTCGAATCCACGAAGAAACGGTATTACTGATCATCGCGCTGCAGGTTGCTCCAGACGATCCAGATGGGACCGGGGAGGCGGCCGTTGCACTGCTGTTTGGCAATCGCATGACCCAAAATATCCTTCCTCCTCTGGCATGGGTTCATCGACCGGAAGCGAGTTTTGCCGACACGTTGGCAGAGAGCATTGCTCAAGCGTTGGATTGGGTGCCCGTTCAACCTGAAGATGTCCACGATCTCTGGTCATCCGGTCTGTCGCACCAGCAGCAAAGTACGATAGCTGCGCTGAATGCGCATCCGCCTCTTCAGGGGATAGAGATGAATAGCCGGTTATATAACCTTGACCGAACGTTAGGTGAAACGGGGTGCGTTGCCCCCTGGCTGGCTATCGCTGCCGCAGCACAAGGTACAAAAGAGTCGCAACTGATTATGAGTGGTGAAACAGGGAGCACAAAAATGTGGAGCGTGGTGGTTTCACCTTGTCAGACTGCAAAGGAGAAGGTCTAAGTGATGCGGTTTTTATTACCGATTAAAAATCCGACAGTGCGTTACTGGCTGATAGCAATGGCACCTATGCTGATTTCGGCAATTGCCTGCCTGATAATCTGGTACTGGCCAGAAAAAGTCGGCATGTTGCCGGGAAGCCTGAAACATTCTCGCTGGATAACCGGGTTGGGGGCGACAACTGCGGTAACCGGTGTATATGCGGTATTGACCTGGTTTAGCGCGCGATCTTCTGGTCGCCAGAGTTTCGACCTTACCCGGGCGCATATCCAGGGTGATGATCAACCTCGCATTAGTGAGAGTTACCAACATCACCAGCAGTCGACCCCATTTGCGGATATGTACGCGTATCTACACCGTCAGTATGGACTCTTCTGGCGTCAGCGGGTGCGTGTAATACTTGTCATCGGGGAAGAGACTGAAGTCGCATCGATTGCGCCAACGCTTGCCGAGAAACAATGGCTGGAAGGTGAGGGTACCGTACTGATTTATGGTGGTAGCCCGCAGGAATCAGTAGATCTCGGACCTTTATCGACGTTGCGTAAATTACGCAGTGCCCGACCTGTGGACGGAATCATTCTGTCGCTCAGCTACGAACAAGCATCAAGCGCTCAATGGATGAGTGATTCGCGACGAAGCCTGGAGCAAACAGGTAACGCATATCACTGGCTACCGCCAATATGGTTGTGGCAAACGGACCCGAGCATGCAAGGGACCCGCATTACTCAGGCGGTAGGTGTTTTCTTTCACGAAAAGACTTGCCCGGAGAGTGTTGGTCGCGAGCTAACCCGTTTGCTGCCGCAGCTATGTGAACAAGGGATGCGTCAGATTTTTACTGATAACCGCCATGATTATCTATTGCGACTTGGGCAGTGGCTGAAGTTGGGAGGGATTGAAAGCTGGCAGCGGATCCTCACGCCGTGGCTGTCTGGTAAGCAATGGCGGATGCCCATATGTGGGCTGATGTTTAGTCCCTCTGTAACGGTCGCGGCGGCGTCAGTTATTCATGCGCATTACTGGTCACCACCGGCCGCGTTTCATGGCGTACTGAAAAGGGGGGCTCAGGCTACTGGGCGGCATATGGGGTTATCCCGAGGTCGGATAATGTGTTACGTGGTGGCGGTAGTTATCGGTCTGTGGGGCGTTGGCAGCCTGATATCGTTTGCCGCCAATTATTATCAAATGACTTCCCTGACAAACAAAGCGCAGCAGTTGGCGATCGGTGAGCAGGTATCAGATGCTGAACTGATACAACTGAATGAACTGCGAAATGATATTGAGCGCATTCAGACACAAAAAAACACAATAGGGTGGCGTCATTTTGGTCTGAATCATGATACTGAATTATTGGCCGTTTTACTCCCGATTTATGGGGTGGCAAATAATCGCCTGATGAGAGACGAGGCTGCGCGGGTGTTGTCTGAAAAACTCGATGCTCTGACGCATCTTCCGCCGGGAAGTCAGCAACGCGCTGACCTGGCAAAATCGGCATACGATCAGCTTAAAGCCTGGCTGATGATGGGCCGCCCGGAAAAGGCCGACCCCGCCTTTTTTTCTCAGGTGATGACGCTGACACAACCGACGCGTAAAGGGATTTCTACCGGTATCTGGCAGAGTCTGTCGCCGGACTTGTGGGGATTTTACATGCAAACTTTACCTGGGCAGCCTGACTGGAAAATTATCCCAGATGCACAGGTGATGGTGGCAACCCGGCAGATCCTGCTAGCGCAGATTGAACAACGTAATGGCGATAATGCTATATATCTGAAAATGCTGGGATCCGTTTCCCGCAATTTTCCGGATATGCCCTTGGCGCAGATGACGAATGATACGGATGCCGCGCAATTGTTTACCACTTCGGAAACCGTTCCTGGGGTATTTACCCGCCAGGCATGGGAAGGGCAGGTGCAGCAGGCAATAGCTGACGCAGTGGCATCACGCCGCGAAGAAATTGACTGGGTGCTGAGCGACAATCAAAAAAATAGTCGTGCTGAGGTTTCTCCTGAAGCATTAAAACAACGACTGACAGATCGCTATTTTAGCGAATACTCTGGGTCATGGCTTAAGTTCCTCAACAGTTTACGCTGGAAGCCGGCGCGAAATCTTTCAGATGTTGTGGATCAGCTTACGCTAATGAGCGATGTACGCCAGTCACCGGTAGTTGCACTGATGAATACTTTGGCATGGCAGGGGCAGGCAGGAAAAAAACGTGAAGCCCTGTCCGATTCATTGATGAAATCGGCAGAAAAAATATTGCAGAAAGAAGAGGAGGCACCGGTTATTGACCAACATGCAAACGATATGACCGGTCCGTTAGATGAAACGTTTGGCCCATTACTGGCGATAGCCGGTAAGGGTGATACGCCGAATAACCTAACGACTGAAACCTCATTAAGTTTTCAAACATTTCTCACTCGCGTGACCCGAGTCCGCCTGAAGCTGCTCCAGGTCACTCATTCAGCCGATCCGCAGGTCATGATGCAGCAACTGGCACAGACGGTGTTTCAGGGCAAAAATATTGATCTTACCGATACGCGGGAATATGGCAGTTTGTTAGCAGCGGGGTTAGGAGAGGAGTGGAGTGGTTTTGGTGACGCGCTTTTTGTGCAACCCCTGACGCAGGCATGGGAGCAGGTCCTGCAACCATCGGCTGCGGGAATAAATGAGAGCTGGCAACGTACGGTTGTTTCTGACTGGCAGGAAGCAACAGATGGCCGATATCCGGTGAGTGAGGGGCGCAGTGATATTCCACTGCCGGTTCTGGCTGAGTTTATTCGACGTGATACCGGAAAGATCGACCAATTTCTTCATGAGAATCTCGCGGGTCTAATGCACCGTGAGGGGCGTCGCTGGGAAGTAGACGAAATGAATACCCAGGGATTAATTATTAATCCGGAATTTATCCAAGCCGTTAACCGTCTTGGTGAGGTTCGCGACGCCTTATTTGCTGATGGTAGTCAGGGGATGCGTTTTGAGCTGCGCGCGCGCCCAGTACCGGACGTTGTGGAAACGATACTTTCCATTGACGGACAGCGACTGCACTACTTTAACCAGATGGAAAGCTGGCAGAGTTTCCGTTGGCCGGGAGAAAGCCAGAGACCCGGCGCCATGCTGACCTGGACAACCACGCAGGGAGGGGCAAATCTTTACGGGGACTATCCGGGAGAATTAGGCTTAATTCGTTGGCTGGAACAAGGACGAGCGGAGAAACGTGATGATGGAATGTGGCAACTCACCCTCAGTGCGCCAGACGGTAAAAAACTGTGTTGGTTAATGCGCACTGGGCCAGGCGGTGGGCCGCTGGCATTATTAAAATTGCGAGGTTTTGTCCTGCCGAAGGATATTTTTTTGGTGAGTCGCCAACGAAATTCAGACGCTGGAATAAACTAGCCCAGCCTTCAGATGCTCAAATACGTTCCTGACGAATGTGTCCCTCTTATGTCACTTCAACGAAACTCGAAATCTATCGGTATATAAAAATAATATGCTGACGATAAAGAGCAGTAAGGAGAATATATGGCTGGATGTTATTTGGTTGTAGGCGATAAAACCACCTGCGGAGGGGTAATTATTGAAGGTGATCCCACGCATACTATTATGGGGATACCTGTAGCAAGAGAATTTGACCGGGTTACCTGTGGGCGTTTTATTGGCATATTCAGCATTGTTGGCGGAATTGTGCCCGATACTATCAACGGTCGAATGCCTGCCGGCTCGCAGGAAAGTCAAAGTACCTGTCCATGTCAGTCTTTGTTTATTCCTTCCATGATAACTGACACCTACACTATTTAATAAATGAGTATTCCATGGATGATTTAACCCTGCGTTACTTTGACGCCGAAATGCGCTACCTGCGCGAAGCGGGCGAGGAGTTTGCCCGCGCCCATCCTGACCGGGCGGCGATGTTGAATCTGGATTGCCCTGGTGCTCGCGATCCTTATGTCGAGCGGTTGTTTGAAGGCTTCGCTTTTCTTATGGGGCGGCTGCGGGAAAAACTGGATGACGACCTACCGGAACTGACCGAAGGGTTAGTGAGTTTGCTATGGCCGCATTATCTGCGGACGATCCCTTCGTTAGCGATTGTGGAGTTGACGCCACAATGGCGCGAGATGAAAGAGCGGATGGTTGTAGAGAAAGGATTTGAGGTGCTTTCTGGCCCGGTAGGTGATAAGCGTACCCGCTGTCGTTACACCACTACTCGGGATGTCACATTGCTGCCGTTGTTGCTGGAGATGGCGCGACTGGACACCGATCCGGACGGACGTTCCGTGATCAAACTGCGTTTTTCCTGCAGTGAGCTGGCCGACTGGCAGCAGGTAGATCTGAGTCGACTTGCATTTTATCTCAATGCCGATGCGCCGCTGGCCTGTGCATTACATGAAGCGTTGTCGCTAAATGTGGCGACTATACGTTTGCGATTGCCAGGACAGACAGATGATCAAGCGCTGGAAGCCTGGTTCACGCCAGGGGGATTTGGCAATGAGGATAACCTCTGGCCGAAGGATAGCGGTGCGTTTGGCGGTTATCAGCTGTTGTTGGAGTACTTCACTTTTCGGGAAAAATTTATGGCGCTGGCGCTCTGCGGACTTGAACAGGTTGTTCTCCCGCAAAGGCTCCCCTGGTTCGAACTTGATGTCGTTTTGAAACGCCGCTGGGATTATGACTTCACCTTCAGTGAAAAACATATCCGCCTGCACTGTGTGCCAGTGATAAACCTTTTTCCTCTGGAGTCTGACCCGCTGACCCCTGATGCCTTGCAGACCGAATATTTGTTACGTCCGATGCGTATTCAGGATGGCCACACTGAAATTTACTCTGTAGATTCCGTTATTTCGTCAAAGCACTCCGGGCATCAGGTTTTTGTGCCATTCACCAGTTTTCGCCACAAAGGGGGAATGTTACGCCATGACGCACCAGAATATTATTATCACACCCGAGTAAAACGTGGCCCTTCCGGTCTACATGATACCTGGCTAATCCTCGGTGGTAAGGCTTTTGATAACTACAGCGTACCTGAAGGCGAAAGCCTGTCATTAAGTCTTACCGGTACGAACGGTCAACTACCTCGTCGGGTATTACGCAGTACGTTGCTCGACACCGTTGTAAAGTCTACCGCGGCGAATGTCCGAGTCCGTAATCTGACGGCGCCAACGCTTCCCTGTTATCCACCAAACCGTGACCGTTTTCACTGGCGTGTATTAAGCCATCTGGGGAGCAGTTTTCTGTGGATGATGGATAACCCGGAAGTATTGCGTGGAACTCTGGCGCTTTATGACTGGACGGACGATGAAATGAATCGACGCCGTCTGGCCGCTATTGTTGACGTTAAGCACAGCGAAACGGAGCGTTTCGAGCGCGGGCATCTGCTACGCGGTGTGCAGATAGAGGTCACCCTTGATAGCAATGGTTTTGCCGGCCGCGGAGACATCTGCCTGTTTGGTGAAATGCTCAATCGCTTTTTTGGACTCTATACCGACATCCACCTGTTTAATCGGTTGATTCTGATCTTACAACCTACGGGGGAGCAGCTAGCATGGGACGAAAATCCGCGCAACCCAGGGATGCGCTAACATCACGTCTGAAAGAAGATATTAGTCGTATTAATTTTTATCGATTTTGCCAGCTTCTGGAAAACCACGGCGCTCACCGACTGGGGGAAAGTGATAACCCGCATGATGATATGGTGCGTTTTCGTCCCCATCCTGGTGTAGGGTTTCCCGCTAGCGAACTGAAAGCTATTGAGTGCGATCCTGAGCATCCGGATGCCCCTCTTACGGTCCGCTCAACCTTCATGGGGCTTTACGGTGTGGATTCACCGCTGCCGACAACATACATAGATGACATCACGCAAAGGCGCGATGGTCACGAGGTACTGGAAACCTTCCTCGATATTTTCAACCATCGTATTTTGACGCAGTTTTACCGCATCTGGCGAAAATACAGTTACCCAGCCACTTTTGAAGCGGGGGGGCGCGATAGTACTTCGCGCTGCTTATTGGGACTCATTGGCTTAGGGATCGCCGGTACACAGGAGCATATTGCCACACCGTCATCGCGTTTCCTCGCCCTGTTGGGGATTATGCGCCAGCCCGGGAGAACGGCAGAAGGTATTGCCCGGTTGGTCAACTTACTGGCGCCGAACACGCGTACTGACGTCATAGCACACGATCTGCGTACGGTGGCGATTCGACAACCTGCAGGACTGTTTGATGAACAACCATTAAGGCTGGATGGCCATACGATACTGGGGGATGAGGCAACCGATGCAGCCAGTCAGTTATTAATTTCACTCGTGACTGATGATGCAACAGAAACGGAGGGCTGGTTACCCGATGGGGGGCTTTTGACCGACTTGCTGGTATTACTGCGTGTTTATCTGGGGTGGCGCTATCGGGCGCGGATTATGTTGACTCTTCCCACCCGTCTGCTTCCTGAGCCTGTGCTGGGTGAGTCACCTGTGCGACTGGGTCTTACCTGTGTTAATGGTCTGCAAAAAGGAGACAGGGACTTACCGGACGACTTCACGGTAGAACTTGAACATTACCGTGGTCTGACACCCGCTATGATAAATAAGGGCATAAAGCGTGTTCATTACCGTTTTTAAAATGAAAAATATTCTTCCCGTACTGGCATTAATACTCAGTGGCTGCGGCTTCTTTCAGTCAGTAAGTGACGGTACCCGCTCCGCTGCAAGCTCTCTTTTTTATAAACAGATTAAGATATTACATCTTGATATCTCTGGCCGGGCCGCGCTCAATACTGACAGCCGCGAGCAAAACAGCGCGCCACAGTCGGTTATAGTGCGTATTTACCAGTTAAAAGATGAGAAGCGTTTTAATCAGACTCAGTACGAACAACTGGTCGGTTACGGGGCTAACCTGTTAAAAGAGGATTTACTGGCTGAGCAGTTTGTGGTGGTTAAGCCCAATAGCGCCGTGACGCAGGATATGCCGATGGAAGAGGGAACACAATTTGTGGCGATTGTGGCTCTGTTTCGCGATCCTGATATGACCAAGGGCAACTGGCGGTTGGTGGTCAAACGCAACGATCTTGACCCCGATGAGGCACGTAAAATCGTGCTTGATGGCCATAGTATGACGATGCTGCCAGAGGAAAAGTAATCCCTCATAGAAAAGGGCGCATCGGCGCCCTCTGTTTTATTAGTCAGTGAACGGGATGATGATTTCGCCCGGTTTCACCTCAATACCTTTCGCCAGTTTTTTCGCCAGCGCTTCACCCTGGCTACTGTCATCCTGCAGAATATACGCTGGCTGCTGATTGAAATAGTTTCGCAGCGACTGATTCAAATAAGGCATCAGCGTTTGCAGCACCGACTGCATTTTTTCCGGTGTGACGGTGGCATCCACAACTTCCATCTCTTGCAGATAAATCGCGCCTTTTTCTTTATTGAAGACCGGTAAGGCTTTGAGTTTCAGCTTCATGGTCGCTTTTTGAGTGCCAAACAGCGAGTTCATGTCCAGGTTGGCATCACCGGTCAGCGTCACTTTATTGGGTTCTTCACGGCCTATCTGGCTGGCGAGATTGTTTAGTACGATATGCGCTTCAGCGACGCCAGGCAATCCGATATCTTTAGAAAAGTTATTATGTTTCGCCAGGGCCTGATTAATCTCTTGCTCGCTAACCGTGTATTGCGTGAGTTGATTACAACCAACCAACAGGCCGCTGACAATGAGCGCAGCGGCAAAAAGAAGCTTTTTCATGGGGTTCCTCAACATGATGCTTGTGGTGTAATCGTGACACAAAGCATCATCGAGTACCAGCGCCGCGGCTACCAGCAGAAAAAACTGAAAAATGCGCGTACGCCGGATTGGCTATCAGGCGTCAGGCTCCAGCATACCCCTCGTTGGGCGTTTGAGGCTGAATTGCCAGCCCAGCGCCAGGAAAGTGATGAAGCCGATGATACCGAGCATCATCCAGGGCAGTTCAGGCTGCGCCAGGGCTTTACCCATGTCAAACAGCCAGCCGCCGCCGACATAACCAATTGCACCACCGATAGCGAGCCCCAGTCGACTGAATCCCATATAGCTTCCTCGGGCACGTGCATTCGCCAGCGAGGCGCTCAGGGTTTCACGCGCCGGTTCGGCGATGATCGAGCCAATATAGAAGGTGCAGATCAGGGTAAACAACTGCTGCAAAT
It encodes:
- a CDS encoding lipoprotein, with the protein product MKKLLFAAALIVSGLLVGCNQLTQYTVSEQEINQALAKHNNFSKDIGLPGVAEAHIVLNNLASQIGREEPNKVTLTGDANLDMNSLFGTQKATMKLKLKALPVFNKEKGAIYLQEMEVVDATVTPEKMQSVLQTLMPYLNQSLRNYFNQQPAYILQDDSSQGEALAKKLAKGIEVKPGEIIIPFTD
- the tssG gene encoding type VI secretion system baseplate subunit TssG, translating into MGRKSAQPRDALTSRLKEDISRINFYRFCQLLENHGAHRLGESDNPHDDMVRFRPHPGVGFPASELKAIECDPEHPDAPLTVRSTFMGLYGVDSPLPTTYIDDITQRRDGHEVLETFLDIFNHRILTQFYRIWRKYSYPATFEAGGRDSTSRCLLGLIGLGIAGTQEHIATPSSRFLALLGIMRQPGRTAEGIARLVNLLAPNTRTDVIAHDLRTVAIRQPAGLFDEQPLRLDGHTILGDEATDAASQLLISLVTDDATETEGWLPDGGLLTDLLVLLRVYLGWRYRARIMLTLPTRLLPEPVLGESPVRLGLTCVNGLQKGDRDLPDDFTVELEHYRGLTPAMINKGIKRVHYRF
- the tssJ gene encoding type VI secretion system lipoprotein TssJ, producing MFITVFKMKNILPVLALILSGCGFFQSVSDGTRSAASSLFYKQIKILHLDISGRAALNTDSREQNSAPQSVIVRIYQLKDEKRFNQTQYEQLVGYGANLLKEDLLAEQFVVVKPNSAVTQDMPMEEGTQFVAIVALFRDPDMTKGNWRLVVKRNDLDPDEARKIVLDGHSMTMLPEEK
- the tssF gene encoding type VI secretion system baseplate subunit TssF; protein product: MDDLTLRYFDAEMRYLREAGEEFARAHPDRAAMLNLDCPGARDPYVERLFEGFAFLMGRLREKLDDDLPELTEGLVSLLWPHYLRTIPSLAIVELTPQWREMKERMVVEKGFEVLSGPVGDKRTRCRYTTTRDVTLLPLLLEMARLDTDPDGRSVIKLRFSCSELADWQQVDLSRLAFYLNADAPLACALHEALSLNVATIRLRLPGQTDDQALEAWFTPGGFGNEDNLWPKDSGAFGGYQLLLEYFTFREKFMALALCGLEQVVLPQRLPWFELDVVLKRRWDYDFTFSEKHIRLHCVPVINLFPLESDPLTPDALQTEYLLRPMRIQDGHTEIYSVDSVISSKHSGHQVFVPFTSFRHKGGMLRHDAPEYYYHTRVKRGPSGLHDTWLILGGKAFDNYSVPEGESLSLSLTGTNGQLPRRVLRSTLLDTVVKSTAANVRVRNLTAPTLPCYPPNRDRFHWRVLSHLGSSFLWMMDNPEVLRGTLALYDWTDDEMNRRRLAAIVDVKHSETERFERGHLLRGVQIEVTLDSNGFAGRGDICLFGEMLNRFFGLYTDIHLFNRLILILQPTGEQLAWDENPRNPGMR
- a CDS encoding type VI secretion protein VasK; this translates as MRFLLPIKNPTVRYWLIAMAPMLISAIACLIIWYWPEKVGMLPGSLKHSRWITGLGATTAVTGVYAVLTWFSARSSGRQSFDLTRAHIQGDDQPRISESYQHHQQSTPFADMYAYLHRQYGLFWRQRVRVILVIGEETEVASIAPTLAEKQWLEGEGTVLIYGGSPQESVDLGPLSTLRKLRSARPVDGIILSLSYEQASSAQWMSDSRRSLEQTGNAYHWLPPIWLWQTDPSMQGTRITQAVGVFFHEKTCPESVGRELTRLLPQLCEQGMRQIFTDNRHDYLLRLGQWLKLGGIESWQRILTPWLSGKQWRMPICGLMFSPSVTVAAASVIHAHYWSPPAAFHGVLKRGAQATGRHMGLSRGRIMCYVVAVVIGLWGVGSLISFAANYYQMTSLTNKAQQLAIGEQVSDAELIQLNELRNDIERIQTQKNTIGWRHFGLNHDTELLAVLLPIYGVANNRLMRDEAARVLSEKLDALTHLPPGSQQRADLAKSAYDQLKAWLMMGRPEKADPAFFSQVMTLTQPTRKGISTGIWQSLSPDLWGFYMQTLPGQPDWKIIPDAQVMVATRQILLAQIEQRNGDNAIYLKMLGSVSRNFPDMPLAQMTNDTDAAQLFTTSETVPGVFTRQAWEGQVQQAIADAVASRREEIDWVLSDNQKNSRAEVSPEALKQRLTDRYFSEYSGSWLKFLNSLRWKPARNLSDVVDQLTLMSDVRQSPVVALMNTLAWQGQAGKKREALSDSLMKSAEKILQKEEEAPVIDQHANDMTGPLDETFGPLLAIAGKGDTPNNLTTETSLSFQTFLTRVTRVRLKLLQVTHSADPQVMMQQLAQTVFQGKNIDLTDTREYGSLLAAGLGEEWSGFGDALFVQPLTQAWEQVLQPSAAGINESWQRTVVSDWQEATDGRYPVSEGRSDIPLPVLAEFIRRDTGKIDQFLHENLAGLMHREGRRWEVDEMNTQGLIINPEFIQAVNRLGEVRDALFADGSQGMRFELRARPVPDVVETILSIDGQRLHYFNQMESWQSFRWPGESQRPGAMLTWTTTQGGANLYGDYPGELGLIRWLEQGRAEKRDDGMWQLTLSAPDGKKLCWLMRTGPGGGPLALLKLRGFVLPKDIFLVSRQRNSDAGIN